One segment of Streptomyces sp. NBC_00576 DNA contains the following:
- the gltX gene encoding glutamate--tRNA ligase: MASAPDPAVRVRFCPSPTGNPHVGLVRTALFNWAYARHTGGTFVFRIEDTDAARDSEESYEQLLASLRWLGFDWDEGPEIGGPHTPYRQSQRMDTYKDVAAKLLEAGHAYYCYCSTEELDTRRDAARAAGRPSGYDGHCRELTDEQVSAYTAEGRTPIVRFRMPDETITFTDLVRGELTFTAENVPDYGIVRANGAPLYTLVNPVDDALMEITHVLRGEDLLSSTPRQIALYKALIELGVAKSVPAFGHLPYVMGEGNKKLSKRDPESSLNLYRERGFLPEGLLNYLSLLGWSLSADQDIFTIDEMVAAFDVSDVNPNPARFDLKKCEAINADHIRLLDVKDFTERCAPWLRAPFAPWAPEDFDETKWQAIAPHAQTRLKVLSEITDNVDFLFLPEPASDEASWTKAMKEGSDALLITAREKLEAADWSSAESLKEAVLAAGEAHGLKLGKAQAPVRVAVTGRTIGLPLFESLEILGKEKTLTRIDAALAKLAA, encoded by the coding sequence GTGGCTAGCGCACCCGACCCCGCCGTCCGAGTACGGTTCTGCCCGTCGCCCACCGGTAACCCCCACGTGGGCCTGGTCCGTACGGCCCTGTTCAACTGGGCGTACGCCCGCCACACCGGCGGCACGTTCGTCTTCCGCATCGAGGACACCGACGCGGCCCGCGACTCCGAGGAGTCGTACGAGCAGCTGCTGGCCTCGCTGCGCTGGCTGGGCTTCGACTGGGACGAGGGCCCGGAGATCGGCGGCCCGCACACGCCGTACCGCCAGTCGCAGCGCATGGACACCTACAAGGACGTGGCGGCCAAGCTCCTGGAAGCGGGCCACGCGTACTACTGCTACTGCTCCACGGAGGAGCTGGACACCCGCCGCGACGCCGCCCGCGCGGCCGGCCGGCCCTCCGGCTACGACGGCCACTGCCGCGAACTGACCGACGAGCAGGTGTCGGCGTACACCGCCGAGGGCCGCACGCCGATCGTCCGCTTCCGGATGCCCGACGAGACGATCACCTTCACGGACCTGGTCCGCGGCGAACTGACCTTCACGGCGGAGAACGTCCCGGACTACGGGATCGTACGAGCCAACGGCGCGCCTCTGTACACGCTGGTCAACCCGGTCGACGACGCGCTGATGGAGATCACGCACGTCCTGCGCGGCGAGGATCTGCTGTCGTCGACGCCCAGGCAGATCGCCCTGTACAAGGCGCTGATCGAACTGGGCGTCGCGAAGTCCGTACCCGCCTTCGGCCACCTGCCGTACGTGATGGGCGAGGGCAACAAGAAGCTCTCGAAGCGTGACCCGGAGTCGTCCCTGAACCTCTACCGGGAGCGCGGTTTCCTCCCGGAGGGCCTGCTCAACTACCTCTCCCTGCTCGGCTGGTCCCTCTCGGCCGACCAGGACATCTTCACGATCGACGAGATGGTCGCCGCCTTCGACGTGTCGGACGTGAACCCCAACCCGGCCCGCTTCGACCTGAAGAAGTGCGAGGCGATCAACGCCGACCACATCCGACTGCTGGACGTGAAGGACTTCACGGAGCGCTGCGCGCCCTGGCTCCGGGCCCCCTTCGCCCCCTGGGCGCCGGAGGACTTCGACGAGACGAAGTGGCAGGCGATCGCCCCGCACGCCCAGACCCGCCTCAAGGTCCTCTCGGAGATCACGGACAACGTCGACTTCCTGTTCCTGCCCGAGCCGGCCTCCGACGAGGCGTCCTGGACGAAGGCGATGAAGGAGGGCAGCGACGCCCTGCTGATCACGGCGAGGGAGAAGCTGGAGGCCGCCGACTGGTCCTCCGCCGAGTCCCTGAAGGAGGCCGTCCTGGCCGCCGGCGAGGCCCACGGCCTGAAGCTCGGCAAGGCCCAGGCCCCGGTCCGCGTGGCCGTCACCGGCCGCACGATCGGCCTGCCGCTCTTCGAGTCCCTGGAAATCCTGGGCAAGGAGAAGACGCTGACCCGCATCGACGCGGCACTGGCCAAACTGGCCGCGTAG
- a CDS encoding sensor histidine kinase, with the protein MQGRFKRDGSASAEPEPHNGTGNGSSPQHAQNPGQAALTGDNGERSTRLGSGAPGGKGATGGPSAATPPVKPAKGPSGPGTRIALRNWRISTRLVSLLALPVVAATSLGALRISDNMDDIQQLDNMRLLTDITKQATELSAALQEERDQSAGPLANGASGNDIGIKGVRDKTDRALANFIDGSEEIDAASKSGTLSGVRDSLVGLVGELSNLSEIRSNAYEDRNNSTQTVESYHRLVTQLLDLSQDMAEATSNPEIITRTRSLAAFSSAKEYASIQRAVIAAALPEDPKKFGKLTENDRLYAESALSSQDSELDSFKSIYGDGAEDLLKTIDDGSPTITAADLYAKRILQSKEGIQGLQKRSWKDWVDQDSAKIQQMKVIELTLLNDMEQKARELRNDAEQEAIISGALILLVLGVSLVGAFVVARSMIRSLRRLQDTATKVAQDRLPELVKQLSESDPQDVDTSVESVGVHSRDEIGQVAAAFDDVHREAVRLAAEQALLRGNVNAMFTNLSRRSQGLIQRQLSLISELESREADPDQLSSLFKLDHLATRMRRNGENLLVLAGEEPGRRWTRPVPLVDVLRAAASEVEQYERIELSSVPTTEVAGRVVNDLVHLLAELLENATSFSSPQTKVKVTGHALPDGRVLIEIHDTGIGLSPEDLAAINERLAAPPTVDVSVSRRMGLFVVGRLSQRHGIRIQLRPSDSGGTTALVMLPVDVAQGGKQPAPGKAGQGGAPVGGPAAAQAAAGVAAARRGGGQGAPAGGGLLGAGGAPRGQVGSGGQGARAALPGRDAGGRPGSGGAPRGPQGPGAPQQGGRPAPAGAGAGGFGGQAPGAPQGLQAAGGFGDAPGARQGQDAFGNNGSNNGRQDAFGGSRGPVPPQRAEGQGGGRRPQLPPRGGARPELPGGNAPSRPSWSDENAQPPVPRASLDTPRGHEEPDSTSRMPRIDDRHGPAATSEMPAIPRIDDLQNPGVTSEFARPDFNAPRPGGPSDTGQFPIPGYGGSADSNGQQNNGSFVRSDVFGTPPAGQQGPQNPQHSQNNGQFTPSYDNGSTGQFPAPTGYDSGSTGQFPAPSGFDNRGPVPRRQQDPSSTGQFERPQPGAGRGPADFGGSRPPVPSRPPQPEALPPASGPGDGRTPLYDTLETNWFHGQGQQGQPQNGRPQANGTSNGAGSNGNGSAPSQPSSAPTPPRPATTPAATSSWRSSPNDELIRQAERVRQPAAGGVTTSGLPRRVPRANLVPGTAQQQQHQSGPAVSRAPDDVRGRLTNLRRGIAQGRQAGTGSDQTGSFPSPTHQQER; encoded by the coding sequence GTGCAGGGACGTTTCAAGAGGGATGGCAGCGCTTCGGCGGAGCCGGAGCCACACAACGGAACCGGTAACGGTTCCTCCCCCCAGCACGCCCAGAACCCGGGCCAGGCAGCTCTGACCGGCGACAACGGCGAGCGGTCGACGCGCCTTGGCAGTGGTGCGCCCGGCGGAAAGGGCGCCACCGGTGGGCCTTCGGCCGCCACACCGCCCGTGAAGCCCGCCAAGGGCCCGAGCGGCCCCGGTACGCGAATAGCTCTGCGCAACTGGCGTATCTCGACCCGTCTCGTCTCGCTGCTCGCACTCCCCGTGGTCGCGGCGACCTCGCTCGGCGCGCTGCGCATCAGCGACAACATGGACGACATCCAGCAGCTCGACAACATGCGGCTGCTGACCGACATCACCAAGCAGGCGACCGAGCTCTCCGCCGCGCTCCAGGAGGAGCGCGACCAGTCGGCCGGTCCCCTCGCGAACGGCGCGTCGGGCAATGACATCGGCATCAAGGGCGTACGCGACAAGACCGACCGGGCCCTCGCCAACTTCATCGACGGCTCCGAGGAGATCGACGCCGCCAGCAAGAGCGGCACTCTCAGCGGCGTCCGTGACAGCCTGGTGGGGCTCGTCGGTGAGCTGAGCAACCTCAGCGAGATCCGCAGCAACGCCTACGAGGACCGGAACAACTCGACGCAGACGGTCGAGTCCTACCACCGCCTCGTCACCCAGCTGCTCGACCTCTCCCAGGACATGGCCGAGGCGACCAGCAACCCCGAGATCATCACGCGTACGCGCTCCCTGGCCGCCTTCTCGTCGGCCAAGGAGTACGCGTCCATCCAGCGTGCGGTCATCGCGGCGGCGCTGCCCGAGGACCCCAAGAAGTTCGGCAAGCTGACCGAGAACGACCGGCTCTACGCCGAGTCGGCGCTGAGCAGCCAGGACTCCGAGCTCGACAGCTTCAAGAGCATCTACGGCGACGGCGCCGAGGATCTCCTCAAGACGATCGACGACGGCAGCCCGACGATCACTGCGGCCGACCTCTACGCCAAGCGCATCCTGCAGAGCAAGGAGGGCATTCAGGGGCTGCAGAAGCGCTCCTGGAAGGACTGGGTCGACCAGGACTCGGCGAAGATCCAGCAGATGAAGGTCATCGAGCTCACGCTGCTCAACGACATGGAGCAGAAGGCTCGTGAGCTGCGCAACGACGCCGAGCAGGAAGCGATCATCTCGGGTGCGCTGATCCTGCTCGTGCTCGGTGTCTCGCTCGTCGGCGCCTTCGTCGTGGCCCGCTCCATGATCCGCTCGCTGCGCCGGCTCCAGGACACCGCGACCAAGGTCGCCCAGGACCGGCTGCCCGAGCTGGTCAAGCAGCTGTCCGAGTCCGACCCGCAGGACGTCGACACCTCCGTCGAGTCGGTCGGTGTGCACTCCCGGGACGAGATCGGCCAGGTGGCCGCGGCCTTCGACGACGTGCACCGCGAGGCCGTACGACTGGCCGCCGAGCAGGCCCTCCTGCGAGGCAACGTCAACGCGATGTTCACCAACCTCTCGCGCCGCTCCCAGGGCCTCATCCAGCGTCAGCTGTCGCTCATCTCCGAACTGGAGTCCCGCGAGGCCGACCCGGACCAGCTGTCCTCGCTCTTCAAGCTCGACCACCTCGCGACCCGTATGCGCCGGAACGGCGAGAACCTTCTCGTCCTCGCCGGTGAGGAGCCCGGCCGCCGCTGGACCCGTCCGGTCCCGCTGGTCGACGTGCTCCGCGCCGCCGCCTCCGAGGTGGAGCAGTACGAGCGCATCGAACTGTCGTCCGTGCCGACCACCGAGGTCGCCGGCCGAGTGGTCAACGACCTCGTGCACCTGCTCGCCGAGCTGCTGGAGAACGCCACGTCGTTCTCCTCCCCGCAGACCAAGGTCAAGGTCACCGGTCACGCGCTGCCCGACGGCCGCGTCCTGATCGAGATCCACGACACCGGCATCGGCCTCTCGCCCGAGGACCTCGCGGCGATCAACGAGCGGCTCGCCGCGCCGCCCACCGTGGACGTGTCGGTCTCCCGCCGCATGGGTCTGTTCGTGGTCGGCCGCCTCTCGCAGCGCCACGGCATCCGCATCCAGCTGCGTCCGTCCGACTCCGGTGGTACGACCGCGCTGGTCATGCTCCCCGTCGATGTCGCCCAGGGCGGCAAGCAGCCCGCTCCGGGCAAGGCCGGCCAGGGCGGTGCCCCCGTGGGCGGTCCCGCCGCCGCGCAGGCCGCCGCCGGTGTGGCCGCGGCCCGCCGGGGCGGTGGCCAGGGCGCTCCCGCCGGTGGCGGCCTCCTCGGCGCCGGTGGCGCGCCGCGCGGTCAGGTCGGCTCCGGCGGCCAGGGTGCACGGGCCGCGCTGCCCGGCCGGGACGCGGGCGGTCGCCCGGGTTCGGGCGGAGCGCCGCGTGGACCGCAGGGTCCCGGTGCTCCTCAGCAGGGCGGCAGGCCGGCTCCCGCCGGTGCGGGCGCGGGCGGCTTCGGCGGTCAGGCGCCGGGGGCCCCGCAGGGCCTCCAGGCGGCCGGCGGCTTCGGCGACGCTCCGGGCGCGCGCCAGGGCCAGGACGCCTTCGGCAACAACGGCAGCAACAACGGACGCCAGGACGCCTTCGGCGGCTCGCGTGGCCCCGTACCGCCGCAGCGCGCGGAGGGACAGGGCGGCGGGCGCCGTCCGCAGCTCCCGCCGCGTGGCGGTGCGCGTCCCGAGCTGCCCGGTGGCAACGCGCCGTCGCGGCCGAGCTGGAGCGACGAGAACGCACAGCCCCCGGTGCCGCGTGCCTCGCTGGACACCCCGCGCGGTCACGAGGAGCCGGACTCCACCTCGCGGATGCCGCGCATCGACGACCGGCACGGTCCGGCCGCGACCTCGGAGATGCCGGCGATCCCCCGGATCGACGACCTCCAGAACCCGGGCGTCACCTCCGAGTTCGCCCGTCCCGACTTCAACGCCCCGCGCCCTGGCGGCCCTTCGGACACCGGCCAGTTCCCCATCCCGGGTTACGGCGGCTCCGCCGACAGCAACGGCCAGCAGAACAACGGGTCGTTCGTCCGCTCGGACGTCTTCGGTACCCCGCCCGCCGGACAGCAGGGCCCGCAGAACCCCCAGCACTCCCAGAACAACGGGCAGTTCACGCCGTCGTACGACAACGGTTCGACGGGCCAGTTCCCGGCGCCGACCGGGTACGACTCCGGCTCGACCGGCCAGTTCCCCGCGCCCTCCGGTTTCGACAACCGGGGCCCGGTGCCGCGCCGTCAGCAGGACCCGTCGTCCACCGGCCAGTTCGAGCGCCCGCAGCCGGGCGCGGGCCGTGGTCCCGCCGACTTCGGCGGCTCCCGTCCGCCGGTCCCGTCGCGCCCGCCGCAGCCGGAGGCACTGCCGCCGGCGAGCGGCCCCGGTGACGGACGGACGCCGCTGTACGACACCCTGGAGACCAACTGGTTCCATGGGCAGGGTCAGCAGGGGCAGCCGCAGAACGGTCGGCCGCAGGCCAACGGCACCAGCAACGGCGCCGGCAGCAACGGCAACGGTTCGGCGCCCTCGCAGCCGTCCTCCGCACCCACTCCCCCGCGTCCGGCGACCACGCCGGCCGCGACAAGCTCCTGGCGCAGCTCACCGAACGACGAGCTGATCCGGCAGGCCGAGCGCGTCCGCCAGCCGGCCGCCGGTGGCGTCACAACTTCCGGCCTTCCGCGCCGGGTCCCGCGTGCGAACCTCGTACCGGGTACGGCTCAGCAGCAACAGCACCAAAGCGGTCCGGCGGTTTCGCGTGCGCCCGATGACGTGCGCGGCCGACTGACCAACCTCCGTAGGGGCATCGCCCAAGGTCGGCAGGCCGGTACCGGCTCCGACCAGACGGGCAGCTTCCCCAGCCCCACTCACCAGCAGGAGCGATAG
- a CDS encoding roadblock/LC7 domain-containing protein yields MSQAAQNLNWLITNFVDNTPGVSHTVVVSADGLLLAMSEGFPRDRADQLAAVASGLTSLTAGASRIFEGGTVAQTVVEMERGFLFLMSVSDGSSLAVLSHPDCDIGLVGYEMALLVDRAGAVLTPDLRAELQGSLLH; encoded by the coding sequence ATGAGCCAGGCGGCACAGAACCTCAACTGGTTGATAACCAACTTCGTGGACAACACCCCCGGTGTGTCCCACACCGTCGTCGTGTCCGCCGACGGACTCCTTCTGGCAATGTCCGAAGGCTTCCCCCGGGACCGCGCCGACCAGCTCGCCGCCGTCGCCTCCGGGCTCACCTCGCTGACCGCGGGTGCCTCGCGCATCTTCGAGGGCGGCACGGTGGCCCAGACGGTCGTCGAGATGGAGCGCGGCTTCCTCTTCCTCATGTCCGTCTCGGACGGCTCGTCGCTGGCGGTCCTGTCTCACCCGGACTGCGACATCGGCCTTGTCGGCTACGAGATGGCGCTCCTGGTCGACCGGGCGGGCGCTGTGCTCACCCCGGATCTGCGCGCCGAACTACAGGGCAGTCTGCTCCACTGA
- a CDS encoding GTP-binding protein — protein MDFASSDGGRATTSAKIVVAGGFGVGKTTFVGAVSEINPLRTEAVMTSASAGIDDLTHTGDKTTTTVAMDFGRITLDQDLILYLFGTPGQDRFWFMWDDLVRGAIGAVVLVDTRRLADCFPAVDYFENSGLPFVIALNGFDGHQPYNPEEVREALQIGPDAPIITTDARHRSDAKSALITLVEHALMARLR, from the coding sequence GTGGACTTCGCAAGCTCTGACGGGGGCCGGGCGACCACCTCCGCGAAGATCGTGGTCGCGGGTGGCTTCGGCGTGGGCAAGACCACGTTCGTGGGCGCCGTCTCGGAGATCAACCCGCTGCGTACCGAGGCCGTCATGACGTCGGCCTCCGCGGGTATCGACGACCTCACCCACACCGGGGACAAGACCACCACCACGGTGGCCATGGACTTCGGCCGTATCACCCTGGACCAGGACCTGATCCTGTACCTCTTCGGTACGCCGGGCCAGGACCGCTTCTGGTTCATGTGGGACGACCTGGTGCGCGGCGCGATCGGCGCCGTGGTCCTGGTCGACACCCGCCGGCTCGCGGACTGTTTTCCCGCGGTGGACTACTTCGAGAACAGCGGCCTGCCGTTCGTCATCGCCCTCAACGGCTTCGACGGGCACCAGCCGTACAACCCCGAAGAAGTGCGCGAAGCGCTCCAGATCGGCCCGGACGCTCCCATCATCACGACGGACGCCCGGCACCGCTCGGATGCGAAGAGCGCGCTGATCACACTGGTCGAGCACGCGCTCATGGCACGCCTGCGGTAA
- a CDS encoding HAD family hydrolase, with translation MTIRAVVWDIDDTLFDYTTADRAGMREQLLAEGLLDGYATVEQALVRWREVTDRQWARFAAKEIDFPGQRRERVRMFLGEELTDAEADAWFDRYIGHYEAAWALFPDVLPALDLLAASHRHGVLSNSSIRVQDRKLRVLGVRDRFEAVLCAAELGFSKPDAQAFHAACDALGLPPEQVAYVGDHPEIDGRGAVDAGMLSVWIDRGGLAVVEQASTGPHRIASLAELPAILGADTRFGAPSTFG, from the coding sequence ATGACGATCCGCGCCGTGGTCTGGGACATCGACGACACCCTCTTCGACTACACCACGGCTGACCGCGCCGGCATGCGGGAGCAGCTCCTGGCCGAGGGCCTGCTCGACGGGTACGCGACTGTCGAGCAGGCCCTTGTGCGCTGGCGGGAGGTCACCGACCGGCAGTGGGCGCGGTTCGCGGCGAAGGAGATCGACTTCCCGGGACAGCGCCGGGAGCGGGTGCGGATGTTCCTGGGCGAGGAGCTGACCGACGCCGAGGCCGATGCCTGGTTCGACCGGTACATCGGGCACTACGAGGCCGCCTGGGCGCTCTTCCCGGACGTACTGCCCGCCCTCGACCTCCTCGCCGCCAGCCACCGGCACGGGGTGCTTTCGAACTCCAGCATCCGTGTGCAGGACCGCAAGCTGCGCGTTCTCGGCGTACGCGACCGCTTCGAGGCCGTCCTGTGCGCGGCCGAGCTGGGCTTCTCCAAGCCGGACGCCCAGGCCTTCCACGCCGCCTGCGACGCCCTTGGCCTGCCTCCGGAGCAGGTGGCGTACGTCGGCGACCACCCGGAGATCGACGGGCGGGGCGCCGTCGACGCCGGAATGCTGTCCGTGTGGATCGACCGGGGCGGCCTCGCCGTCGTCGAGCAGGCATCCACGGGCCCCCATCGGATCGCCTCTCTCGCCGAACTCCCCGCGATCCTCGGCGCCGATACCCGTTTTGGAGCGCCGTCCACCTTCGGGTAA
- a CDS encoding fumarylacetoacetate hydrolase family protein — translation MRIARFSIDGNVAFGAVEGDKPDELVLDIIKGIPFADFELSGTKVPLDKVRLLPPVLPNKVVAYGRNYAEHARELGNEVPDAPFAFFKPSTSVIGSGDEIQYPSFSEELHHEAELAVVIGRMCREVPRERVKDVILGYTCANDITARDVQKREKQWARAKGFDTSCPLGPWVETDLDPSDLTIQLTVNGEQRQLGRTSEMIHSIEDLIINITEAMTLLPGDVILTGTPAGVGPLTVGDEVAVTIEGIGTLTNKVVKRG, via the coding sequence GTGCGCATCGCCAGATTCTCCATCGACGGGAACGTCGCCTTCGGCGCGGTCGAGGGCGACAAGCCGGACGAACTAGTCCTGGACATCATCAAGGGCATCCCGTTCGCCGACTTCGAGCTCTCCGGCACGAAGGTCCCCCTCGACAAGGTCCGGCTGCTGCCGCCGGTGCTCCCCAACAAGGTCGTCGCCTACGGCCGCAACTACGCGGAACACGCGAGGGAACTGGGCAACGAGGTGCCCGACGCCCCGTTCGCCTTCTTCAAGCCGTCCACCTCGGTGATCGGCTCCGGCGACGAGATCCAGTACCCCTCCTTCTCCGAGGAACTGCACCACGAGGCCGAACTCGCCGTGGTCATCGGGCGGATGTGCCGCGAGGTCCCGCGCGAGCGCGTCAAGGACGTCATCCTCGGCTACACCTGCGCCAACGACATCACCGCGCGGGACGTCCAGAAGCGCGAGAAGCAGTGGGCGCGGGCCAAGGGCTTCGACACCAGCTGCCCCCTCGGCCCCTGGGTGGAGACGGACCTCGACCCCTCCGACCTCACGATCCAGCTCACGGTCAACGGCGAGCAGCGTCAGCTGGGCCGCACCAGCGAGATGATCCACTCCATCGAGGACCTGATCATCAACATCACCGAGGCCATGACGCTGCTCCCCGGCGACGTGATCCTCACGGGCACCCCGGCAGGCGTCGGACCGCTCACCGTCGGCGACGAGGTCGCCGTCACCATCGAAGGCATCGGCACTCTCACCAACAAGGTTGTCAAGCGTGGCTAG
- a CDS encoding DUF742 domain-containing protein, with translation MTPPTASHDPYAHTYEDEGDQPLVRPYAMTGGRTRPRYQLAIEALISTTADPAQLMGLLPEHQRICHLCREVKSVAEVSALLAMPLGVARILVADLAEAGLVAIHQPGGDENNGGAPAVTLLERVLSGLRKL, from the coding sequence ATGACCCCGCCCACCGCCTCTCATGATCCGTACGCTCATACGTACGAGGACGAGGGCGACCAGCCGCTGGTAAGGCCGTACGCCATGACCGGCGGCCGGACCCGGCCGCGCTACCAGCTCGCCATCGAGGCGCTGATCAGCACGACGGCCGACCCGGCCCAGCTGATGGGACTTCTGCCCGAGCACCAGCGCATCTGCCACCTGTGCCGTGAGGTCAAGTCGGTGGCCGAGGTGTCTGCGCTCCTCGCCATGCCCCTCGGTGTGGCCCGCATCCTCGTCGCGGACCTCGCCGAGGCCGGACTGGTCGCCATCCACCAGCCGGGCGGCGACGAGAACAACGGCGGTGCACCAGCGGTGACACTGCTCGAAAGGGTGCTCAGTGGACTTCGCAAGCTCTGA